A stretch of the Odontesthes bonariensis isolate fOdoBon6 chromosome 5, fOdoBon6.hap1, whole genome shotgun sequence genome encodes the following:
- the cgna gene encoding cingulin isoform X1, producing MDVCENSCITIGRRDAKHQKRSRGISSEEEILTERQLQINYRVRIQFEAGGRGPVSTTAGMCSSGRKTPVDYGVQIRFINDRDDSVGGQPLSQPKNKTQTSSKYGVAVRVQGIAGQPYLVLKDGQKGDSYGVQLRTEYTSGSGYRSLPRRRETPDPGRVGADVGEGEGAGGALRRAQSHGSLLDRDGGADNEDFQMSRPPGDGKSGSYGNLDGGIGVRGDREEVWGTIGNDQAGLNRTQGSVRDSQSYPDNLHQSNEVHSNQRQTTVNRLKNRFDGATSGGQQRGLPPAQQHPRATSPHLHPKPFTSTPSSTHSSVGYGQGFVTKAPGNSANRWGSDEHLQAGLTEPQFSDLCLKVTPDLLLDQVQSAEVSSEEEQVMRTVYSILRQGSSESDVAIRHKVKTIFQKIQSVKPKESPLEWMREKRELETKVAALQTALREERTDSLSNSDPALKAELESCLDENLQLQEMLDRKKKELNDTQSELTHLRMDRENAEKRVREMEDQLAELQDELRRESGGKTDLMSSQAQLMEVCQLKQRLEETLRQRERELTALKGALKEEVATHDKELEALREQYSADMEKLRSSMDQVSQSHAGIEAERLRVNASVRSLQQQLEDCRDESSHWMEQFHSTRDELRTTKQEEPPGDPETQLLQARLEKEEFEDELKELKEKMSTVKQRAPDPSHTQTLNQELQRYSADLKKTKSDLEKQRTEFDKKVMELISTKKSHQNQEAELKYEIDRLKDQLQKAKEDYAKAQEKNKQLPDPATISELQQKLGEAQSEAAKLKEKLSEAEEELETTTTRLSRAQVDVNSLQDAQKDQEATNTRLREKLSRLEAQLQSNATETSEAELALHTEVRGLRSELDEAKRKNSRLSQEHRELSLRLEDSERDKDTLKQTICQLEETKRQQERALEKLNKECDSLNVSLEEETQALKVQLEEQRERTRKEMQEAQRHGNDAHSELERSQLNLRKLEEEMSRQKRELQLACEERDNHQLDKELLTNRLRHLEGEIEASKNSQNEKSREIRLLEDKLKRMELELDEEKNTVEMLTDRVSRSRDQIDQLRSELMQERSSKQDLELDKNAMERHLKELRSRVAEMEGQSRSSAGVSQLENKIQELEERLRTEEREKNTVLASQRRLERKLKDLSMTLDEERHTHTEQRDQLALRVKALKRQVDEGETELERIETVRRKAQRDVEEQTELKEALQTRVTALETELKRKTQAAMRPALDSSAFSSDDDDSLYDHSNITSILTESNLQTSSC from the exons ATGGATGTCTGTGAAAATAGCTGTATTACCATCGGTCGGCGGGACGCGAAGCATCAAAAGAGGAGCAGAGGGATAAGTTCAGAAGAAGAG ATCTTAACTGAGAGGCAGCTGCAAATCAATTACCGTGTGAGAATTCAATTTGAGGCCGGAGGCAGAGGTCCCGTCAGCACAACTGCAGG CATGTGTTCTTCAGGCCGGAAGACCCCAGTGGACTACGGTGTCCAGATCCGCTTCATCAATGACCGCGATGACAGTGTTGGGGGGCAGCCTTTGTCCCAGCCAAAGAACAAGACCCAAACCAGCTCAAAATATGGCGTAGCAGTCAGAGTGCAGGGTATTGCTGGCCAGCCATACCTGGTCCTGAAGGATGGCCAGAAAGGGGACTCATACGGGGTCCAGCTCAGGACTGAGTACACTTCTGGCTCTGGCTACCGCAGCCTTCCCCGGAGGAGGGAGACGCCGGATCCAGGAAGAGTGGGGGCAGATGTAGGAGAAGGAGAAGGGGCGGGAGGGGCATTACGCAGGGCTCAGTCCCACGGTTCATTACTAGACCGGGACGGAGGCGCCGACAATGAGGATTTTCAGATGTCGAGACCACCTGGGGATGGAAAGTCTGGTAGTTATGGGAATCTTGATGGAGGAATTGGAGTTAGGGGAGACAGAGAGGAGGTGTGGGGAACTATTGGTAACGATCAGGCAGGGCTCAACAGGACACAGGGGTCAGTGAGGGACAGCCAGTCGTACCCTGACAATCTTCACCAATCGAATGAGGTTCACTCTAATCAGAGACAGACGACTGTGAACAGGCTGAAAAACAGATTTGACGGCGCAACCTCTGGAGGCCAGCAGAGAGGACTCCCTCCTGCACAGCAGCATCCCCGAGCTACATCTCCCCATCTCCACCCCAAACCCTTCACCTCAACTCCGTCCTCAACCCACAGCAGCGTAGGATATGGCCAGGGCTTTGTCACCAAAGCTCCTGGAAACTCAGCCAATCGGTGGGGCTCAGATGAGCATCTGCAGGCAGGTCTGACCGAACCTCAG TTTTCTGATCTATGTCTTAAGGTGACCCCTGACCTTTTGCTGGACCAGGTTCAGAGTGCAGAGGTGAGCAGTGAGGAGGAGCAGGTCATGAGGACAGTGTACAGCATCCTGAGACAAGG GTCGAGTGAGAGTGATGTTGCCATCAGGCACAAAGTGAAGACAATTTTTCAGAAGATTCAGAGCGTAaag CCTAAAGAAAGCCCCCTGGAGTGGATGAGAGAAAAAAGGGAGCTTGAGACAAAGGTGGCTGCACTACAAACTGCCCTGCGGGAAGAAAGGACG GATTCTCTTAGCAATTCAGATCCTGCTCTGAAAGCTGAGCTGGAGTCCTGTCTGGATGAAAATCTGCAACTCCAGGAGATGCTGGACCGGAAGAAGAAGGAATTAAATGACACCCAATCAGA GCTGACTCATCTGCGTATGGACAGGGAAAACGCAGAGAAACGTGTCAGGGAGATGGAGGACCAGCTGGCTGAGCTTCAAGATGAGCTGAGGAGGGAGAGCGGTGGCAAGACG GACTTGATGTCTTCTCAAGCTCAGCTGATGGAGGTGTGCCAGTTGAAGCAGAGGCTGGAGgagacactgagacagagagaaagggaACTTACAGCTTTAAAAGGAGCTCTGAAGGAAGAAGTGGCGACGCATGACAAAGAGCTGGAAGCGCTCCGGGAACAATACAGCGCTGACATGGAGAAGCTCCGCAGCAGCATGGACCAGGTGTCTcag TCTCACGCAGGGATCGAGGCCGAGCGGCTGCGTGTGAATGCGTCGGTTCGCTCtttacagcagcagctggaggactGTAGAGACGAGAGCAGCCACTGGATGGAGCAGTTTCATTCCACCAGAGATGAGCTTCGAACCACTAAACAAGA AGAGCCACCCGGCGACCCTGAAACACA GCTCCTGCAAGCCCGTCTTGAGAAAGAAGAATTTGAGGATGAactaaaggagctgaaggaaAAAATGAGCACAGTGAAACAACGGGCACCCGACCCCAGCCACACGCAGACTCTAAACCAG GAGCTCCAGCGATACAGTGCCGATCTGAAGAAAACCAAGTCTGACCTGGAGAAGCAGAGGACGGAATTTGACAAGAAGGTCATGGAATTGATCTCTACGAAAAAATCTCACCAGAACCAGGAGGCTGAACTGAAGTACGAAATCGACAGGCTAAAAGACCAGTTGCAGAAGGCCAAAGAGGACTATGCGAAAGCacaagagaaaaataaacag CTCCCAGACCCAGCCACCATCTCGGAGCTACAGCAGAAGCTTGGTGAGGCACAAAGTGAAGCAGCCAAGCTCAAGGAGAAACTCTCTGAAGCTGAAGAGGAGCTGGAGACCACGACAACACGCCTGAGTAGAGCTCAGGTGGATGTTAACTCTCTCCAAGATGCCCAAAAGGATCAAGAGGCAACCAACACTCGTCTCAGAGAGAAACTCTCAAGATTAGAG GCTCAGCTGCAGAGCAACGCTACAGAGACCTCAGAGGCAGAGCTCGCCCTCCACACCGAGGTGAGAGGCCTGAGGTCTGAGCTCGATGAGGCCAAGAGAAAGAATTCCAGGCTGAGCCAGGAGCATCGTGAACTCAGTCTGCGTCTGGAGGATTCAGAGCGGGACAAGGACACGCTCAAGCAGACCATCTGCCAGCTGGAAGAGACCAAACGACAGCAGGAGAGAGCTCTGGAGAAACTCAACAAAGAA TGCGACTCTCTGAACGTGTCCTTGGAGGAGGAGACGCAGGCTCTCAAGGTCCAGCTGGAGGAGCAGAGAGAGCGAACGCGCAAGGAGATGCAGGAGGCGCAACGTCACGGAAACGACGCTCATTCTGAGCTGGAGAGAAGCCAATTAAACCTAAGAAAGCTAGAGGAAGAA ATGTCCCGACAGAAGCGGGAGCTTCAGCTTGCATGTGAGGAGAGAGATAACCACCAGCTGGATAAAGAGCTTCTCACCAACAGACTGCGCCACCTCGAGGGAGAGATAGAGGCCAgcaaaaacagccaaaatgaaaAATCGCGTGAGATTCGCCTCCTGGAG GACAAGCTGAAGCGTATGGAGTTGGAGCTGGACGAGGAGAAAAACACCGTGGAGATGCTGACGGACCGAGTGTCCAGGAGCAGAGACCAGATCGATCAGCTCCGCTCTGAGCTCATGCAGGAGAGATCCTCAAAACAGGACCTGGAGCTGGATAAGAACGCCATGGAGAGACAC ctgaaggagctcaGGAGCCGCGTGGCTGAGATGGAAGGCCAGTCTCGCTCCTCAGCAGGAGTTTCCCAGCTTGAAAACAAGATCCAGGAGCTTGAAGAACGACTGCGAACGGAGGAAAG AGAGAAGAACACGGTCCTGGCATCACAGCGTCGCTTGGAGAGAAAACTGAAAGACCTCAGTATGACGCTGGATGaggagagacacacacacactgaacagAGAGACCAG cttgcTCTGAGGGTGAAGGCTCTGAAGAGGCAGGTGGATGAAGGAGAGACCGAACTGGAGAGGATAGAAACCGTGAGGAGGAAAGCCCAGAGAGACGTGGAGGAACAGACGGAGCTCAAAGAGGCCTTGCAGACCAGAGTCACAGCGCTGGAAACGGAGCTCAA GAGGAAAACTCAAGCAGCCATGCGCCCAGCTTTGGATTCATCAGCCTTCAGCTCAGACGATGACGACAGCCTGTATGACcactccaacatcacctccatcCTCACCGAGAGCAACCTCCAGACCAGCTCTTGTTAG
- the cgna gene encoding cingulin isoform X7, translated as MCSSGRKTPVDYGVQIRFINDRDDSVGGQPLSQPKNKTQTSSKYGVAVRVQGIAGQPYLVLKDGQKGDSYGVQLRTEYTSGSGYRSLPRRRETPDPGRVGADVGEGEGAGGALRRAQSHGSLLDRDGGADNEDFQMSRPPGDGKSGSYGNLDGGIGVRGDREEVWGTIGNDQAGLNRTQGSVRDSQSYPDNLHQSNEVHSNQRQTTVNRLKNRFDGATSGGQQRGLPPAQQHPRATSPHLHPKPFTSTPSSTHSSVGYGQGFVTKAPGNSANRWGSDEHLQAGLTEPQFSDLCLKVTPDLLLDQVQSAEVSSEEEQVMRTVYSILRQGSSESDVAIRHKVKTIFQKIQSVKPKESPLEWMREKRELETKVAALQTALREERTDSLSNSDPALKAELESCLDENLQLQEMLDRKKKELNDTQSELTHLRMDRENAEKRVREMEDQLAELQDELRRESGGKTDLMSSQAQLMEVCQLKQRLEETLRQRERELTALKGALKEEVATHDKELEALREQYSADMEKLRSSMDQVSQSHAGIEAERLRVNASVRSLQQQLEDCRDESSHWMEQFHSTRDELRTTKQEEPPGDPETQLLQARLEKEEFEDELKELKEKMSTVKQRAPDPSHTQTLNQELQRYSADLKKTKSDLEKQRTEFDKKVMELISTKKSHQNQEAELKYEIDRLKDQLQKAKEDYAKAQEKNKQLPDPATISELQQKLGEAQSEAAKLKEKLSEAEEELETTTTRLSRAQVDVNSLQDAQKDQEATNTRLREKLSRLEAQLQSNATETSEAELALHTEVRGLRSELDEAKRKNSRLSQEHRELSLRLEDSERDKDTLKQTICQLEETKRQQERALEKLNKECDSLNVSLEEETQALKVQLEEQRERTRKEMQEAQRHGNDAHSELERSQLNLRKLEEEMSRQKRELQLACEERDNHQLDKELLTNRLRHLEGEIEASKNSQNEKSREIRLLEDKLKRMELELDEEKNTVEMLTDRVSRSRDQIDQLRSELMQERSSKQDLELDKNAMERHLKELRSRVAEMEGQSRSSAGVSQLENKIQELEERLRTEEREKNTVLASQRRLERKLKDLSMTLDEERHTHTEQRDQLALRVKALKRQVDEGETELERIETVRRKAQRDVEEQTELKEALQTRVTALETELKRKTQAAMRPALDSSAFSSDDDDSLYDHSNITSILTESNLQTSSC; from the exons ATGTGTTCTTCAGGCCGGAAGACCCCAGTGGACTACGGTGTCCAGATCCGCTTCATCAATGACCGCGATGACAGTGTTGGGGGGCAGCCTTTGTCCCAGCCAAAGAACAAGACCCAAACCAGCTCAAAATATGGCGTAGCAGTCAGAGTGCAGGGTATTGCTGGCCAGCCATACCTGGTCCTGAAGGATGGCCAGAAAGGGGACTCATACGGGGTCCAGCTCAGGACTGAGTACACTTCTGGCTCTGGCTACCGCAGCCTTCCCCGGAGGAGGGAGACGCCGGATCCAGGAAGAGTGGGGGCAGATGTAGGAGAAGGAGAAGGGGCGGGAGGGGCATTACGCAGGGCTCAGTCCCACGGTTCATTACTAGACCGGGACGGAGGCGCCGACAATGAGGATTTTCAGATGTCGAGACCACCTGGGGATGGAAAGTCTGGTAGTTATGGGAATCTTGATGGAGGAATTGGAGTTAGGGGAGACAGAGAGGAGGTGTGGGGAACTATTGGTAACGATCAGGCAGGGCTCAACAGGACACAGGGGTCAGTGAGGGACAGCCAGTCGTACCCTGACAATCTTCACCAATCGAATGAGGTTCACTCTAATCAGAGACAGACGACTGTGAACAGGCTGAAAAACAGATTTGACGGCGCAACCTCTGGAGGCCAGCAGAGAGGACTCCCTCCTGCACAGCAGCATCCCCGAGCTACATCTCCCCATCTCCACCCCAAACCCTTCACCTCAACTCCGTCCTCAACCCACAGCAGCGTAGGATATGGCCAGGGCTTTGTCACCAAAGCTCCTGGAAACTCAGCCAATCGGTGGGGCTCAGATGAGCATCTGCAGGCAGGTCTGACCGAACCTCAG TTTTCTGATCTATGTCTTAAGGTGACCCCTGACCTTTTGCTGGACCAGGTTCAGAGTGCAGAGGTGAGCAGTGAGGAGGAGCAGGTCATGAGGACAGTGTACAGCATCCTGAGACAAGG GTCGAGTGAGAGTGATGTTGCCATCAGGCACAAAGTGAAGACAATTTTTCAGAAGATTCAGAGCGTAaag CCTAAAGAAAGCCCCCTGGAGTGGATGAGAGAAAAAAGGGAGCTTGAGACAAAGGTGGCTGCACTACAAACTGCCCTGCGGGAAGAAAGGACG GATTCTCTTAGCAATTCAGATCCTGCTCTGAAAGCTGAGCTGGAGTCCTGTCTGGATGAAAATCTGCAACTCCAGGAGATGCTGGACCGGAAGAAGAAGGAATTAAATGACACCCAATCAGA GCTGACTCATCTGCGTATGGACAGGGAAAACGCAGAGAAACGTGTCAGGGAGATGGAGGACCAGCTGGCTGAGCTTCAAGATGAGCTGAGGAGGGAGAGCGGTGGCAAGACG GACTTGATGTCTTCTCAAGCTCAGCTGATGGAGGTGTGCCAGTTGAAGCAGAGGCTGGAGgagacactgagacagagagaaagggaACTTACAGCTTTAAAAGGAGCTCTGAAGGAAGAAGTGGCGACGCATGACAAAGAGCTGGAAGCGCTCCGGGAACAATACAGCGCTGACATGGAGAAGCTCCGCAGCAGCATGGACCAGGTGTCTcag TCTCACGCAGGGATCGAGGCCGAGCGGCTGCGTGTGAATGCGTCGGTTCGCTCtttacagcagcagctggaggactGTAGAGACGAGAGCAGCCACTGGATGGAGCAGTTTCATTCCACCAGAGATGAGCTTCGAACCACTAAACAAGA AGAGCCACCCGGCGACCCTGAAACACA GCTCCTGCAAGCCCGTCTTGAGAAAGAAGAATTTGAGGATGAactaaaggagctgaaggaaAAAATGAGCACAGTGAAACAACGGGCACCCGACCCCAGCCACACGCAGACTCTAAACCAG GAGCTCCAGCGATACAGTGCCGATCTGAAGAAAACCAAGTCTGACCTGGAGAAGCAGAGGACGGAATTTGACAAGAAGGTCATGGAATTGATCTCTACGAAAAAATCTCACCAGAACCAGGAGGCTGAACTGAAGTACGAAATCGACAGGCTAAAAGACCAGTTGCAGAAGGCCAAAGAGGACTATGCGAAAGCacaagagaaaaataaacag CTCCCAGACCCAGCCACCATCTCGGAGCTACAGCAGAAGCTTGGTGAGGCACAAAGTGAAGCAGCCAAGCTCAAGGAGAAACTCTCTGAAGCTGAAGAGGAGCTGGAGACCACGACAACACGCCTGAGTAGAGCTCAGGTGGATGTTAACTCTCTCCAAGATGCCCAAAAGGATCAAGAGGCAACCAACACTCGTCTCAGAGAGAAACTCTCAAGATTAGAG GCTCAGCTGCAGAGCAACGCTACAGAGACCTCAGAGGCAGAGCTCGCCCTCCACACCGAGGTGAGAGGCCTGAGGTCTGAGCTCGATGAGGCCAAGAGAAAGAATTCCAGGCTGAGCCAGGAGCATCGTGAACTCAGTCTGCGTCTGGAGGATTCAGAGCGGGACAAGGACACGCTCAAGCAGACCATCTGCCAGCTGGAAGAGACCAAACGACAGCAGGAGAGAGCTCTGGAGAAACTCAACAAAGAA TGCGACTCTCTGAACGTGTCCTTGGAGGAGGAGACGCAGGCTCTCAAGGTCCAGCTGGAGGAGCAGAGAGAGCGAACGCGCAAGGAGATGCAGGAGGCGCAACGTCACGGAAACGACGCTCATTCTGAGCTGGAGAGAAGCCAATTAAACCTAAGAAAGCTAGAGGAAGAA ATGTCCCGACAGAAGCGGGAGCTTCAGCTTGCATGTGAGGAGAGAGATAACCACCAGCTGGATAAAGAGCTTCTCACCAACAGACTGCGCCACCTCGAGGGAGAGATAGAGGCCAgcaaaaacagccaaaatgaaaAATCGCGTGAGATTCGCCTCCTGGAG GACAAGCTGAAGCGTATGGAGTTGGAGCTGGACGAGGAGAAAAACACCGTGGAGATGCTGACGGACCGAGTGTCCAGGAGCAGAGACCAGATCGATCAGCTCCGCTCTGAGCTCATGCAGGAGAGATCCTCAAAACAGGACCTGGAGCTGGATAAGAACGCCATGGAGAGACAC ctgaaggagctcaGGAGCCGCGTGGCTGAGATGGAAGGCCAGTCTCGCTCCTCAGCAGGAGTTTCCCAGCTTGAAAACAAGATCCAGGAGCTTGAAGAACGACTGCGAACGGAGGAAAG AGAGAAGAACACGGTCCTGGCATCACAGCGTCGCTTGGAGAGAAAACTGAAAGACCTCAGTATGACGCTGGATGaggagagacacacacacactgaacagAGAGACCAG cttgcTCTGAGGGTGAAGGCTCTGAAGAGGCAGGTGGATGAAGGAGAGACCGAACTGGAGAGGATAGAAACCGTGAGGAGGAAAGCCCAGAGAGACGTGGAGGAACAGACGGAGCTCAAAGAGGCCTTGCAGACCAGAGTCACAGCGCTGGAAACGGAGCTCAA GAGGAAAACTCAAGCAGCCATGCGCCCAGCTTTGGATTCATCAGCCTTCAGCTCAGACGATGACGACAGCCTGTATGACcactccaacatcacctccatcCTCACCGAGAGCAACCTCCAGACCAGCTCTTGTTAG
- the cgna gene encoding cingulin isoform X5, producing MDVCENSCITIGRRDAKHQKRSRGISSEEEILTERQLQINYRVRIQFEAGGRGPVSTTAGMCSSGRKTPVDYGVQIRFINDRDDSVGGQPLSQPKNKTQTSSKYGVAVRVQGIAGQPYLVLKDGQKGDSYGVQLRTEYTSGSGYRSLPRRRETPDPGRVGADVGEGEGAGGALRRAQSHGSLLDRDGGADNEDFQMSRPPGDGKSGSYGNLDGGIGVRGDREEVWGTIGNDQAGLNRTQGSVRDSQSYPDNLHQSNEVHSNQRQTTVNRLKNRFDGATSGGQQRGLPPAQQHPRATSPHLHPKPFTSTPSSTHSSVGYGQGFVTKAPGNSANRWGSDEHLQAGLTEPQVQSAEVSSEEEQVMRTVYSILRQGSSESDVAIRHKVKTIFQKIQSVKPKESPLEWMREKRELETKVAALQTALREERTDSLSNSDPALKAELESCLDENLQLQEMLDRKKKELNDTQSELTHLRMDRENAEKRVREMEDQLAELQDELRRESGGKTDLMSSQAQLMEVCQLKQRLEETLRQRERELTALKGALKEEVATHDKELEALREQYSADMEKLRSSMDQVSQSHAGIEAERLRVNASVRSLQQQLEDCRDESSHWMEQFHSTRDELRTTKQEEPPGDPETQLLQARLEKEEFEDELKELKEKMSTVKQRAPDPSHTQTLNQELQRYSADLKKTKSDLEKQRTEFDKKVMELISTKKSHQNQEAELKYEIDRLKDQLQKAKEDYAKAQEKNKQLPDPATISELQQKLGEAQSEAAKLKEKLSEAEEELETTTTRLSRAQVDVNSLQDAQKDQEATNTRLREKLSRLEAQLQSNATETSEAELALHTEVRGLRSELDEAKRKNSRLSQEHRELSLRLEDSERDKDTLKQTICQLEETKRQQERALEKLNKECDSLNVSLEEETQALKVQLEEQRERTRKEMQEAQRHGNDAHSELERSQLNLRKLEEEMSRQKRELQLACEERDNHQLDKELLTNRLRHLEGEIEASKNSQNEKSREIRLLEDKLKRMELELDEEKNTVEMLTDRVSRSRDQIDQLRSELMQERSSKQDLELDKNAMERHLKELRSRVAEMEGQSRSSAGVSQLENKIQELEERLRTEEREKNTVLASQRRLERKLKDLSMTLDEERHTHTEQRDQLALRVKALKRQVDEGETELERIETVRRKAQRDVEEQTELKEALQTRVTALETELKRKTQAAMRPALDSSAFSSDDDDSLYDHSNITSILTESNLQTSSC from the exons ATGGATGTCTGTGAAAATAGCTGTATTACCATCGGTCGGCGGGACGCGAAGCATCAAAAGAGGAGCAGAGGGATAAGTTCAGAAGAAGAG ATCTTAACTGAGAGGCAGCTGCAAATCAATTACCGTGTGAGAATTCAATTTGAGGCCGGAGGCAGAGGTCCCGTCAGCACAACTGCAGG CATGTGTTCTTCAGGCCGGAAGACCCCAGTGGACTACGGTGTCCAGATCCGCTTCATCAATGACCGCGATGACAGTGTTGGGGGGCAGCCTTTGTCCCAGCCAAAGAACAAGACCCAAACCAGCTCAAAATATGGCGTAGCAGTCAGAGTGCAGGGTATTGCTGGCCAGCCATACCTGGTCCTGAAGGATGGCCAGAAAGGGGACTCATACGGGGTCCAGCTCAGGACTGAGTACACTTCTGGCTCTGGCTACCGCAGCCTTCCCCGGAGGAGGGAGACGCCGGATCCAGGAAGAGTGGGGGCAGATGTAGGAGAAGGAGAAGGGGCGGGAGGGGCATTACGCAGGGCTCAGTCCCACGGTTCATTACTAGACCGGGACGGAGGCGCCGACAATGAGGATTTTCAGATGTCGAGACCACCTGGGGATGGAAAGTCTGGTAGTTATGGGAATCTTGATGGAGGAATTGGAGTTAGGGGAGACAGAGAGGAGGTGTGGGGAACTATTGGTAACGATCAGGCAGGGCTCAACAGGACACAGGGGTCAGTGAGGGACAGCCAGTCGTACCCTGACAATCTTCACCAATCGAATGAGGTTCACTCTAATCAGAGACAGACGACTGTGAACAGGCTGAAAAACAGATTTGACGGCGCAACCTCTGGAGGCCAGCAGAGAGGACTCCCTCCTGCACAGCAGCATCCCCGAGCTACATCTCCCCATCTCCACCCCAAACCCTTCACCTCAACTCCGTCCTCAACCCACAGCAGCGTAGGATATGGCCAGGGCTTTGTCACCAAAGCTCCTGGAAACTCAGCCAATCGGTGGGGCTCAGATGAGCATCTGCAGGCAGGTCTGACCGAACCTCAG GTTCAGAGTGCAGAGGTGAGCAGTGAGGAGGAGCAGGTCATGAGGACAGTGTACAGCATCCTGAGACAAGG GTCGAGTGAGAGTGATGTTGCCATCAGGCACAAAGTGAAGACAATTTTTCAGAAGATTCAGAGCGTAaag CCTAAAGAAAGCCCCCTGGAGTGGATGAGAGAAAAAAGGGAGCTTGAGACAAAGGTGGCTGCACTACAAACTGCCCTGCGGGAAGAAAGGACG GATTCTCTTAGCAATTCAGATCCTGCTCTGAAAGCTGAGCTGGAGTCCTGTCTGGATGAAAATCTGCAACTCCAGGAGATGCTGGACCGGAAGAAGAAGGAATTAAATGACACCCAATCAGA GCTGACTCATCTGCGTATGGACAGGGAAAACGCAGAGAAACGTGTCAGGGAGATGGAGGACCAGCTGGCTGAGCTTCAAGATGAGCTGAGGAGGGAGAGCGGTGGCAAGACG GACTTGATGTCTTCTCAAGCTCAGCTGATGGAGGTGTGCCAGTTGAAGCAGAGGCTGGAGgagacactgagacagagagaaagggaACTTACAGCTTTAAAAGGAGCTCTGAAGGAAGAAGTGGCGACGCATGACAAAGAGCTGGAAGCGCTCCGGGAACAATACAGCGCTGACATGGAGAAGCTCCGCAGCAGCATGGACCAGGTGTCTcag TCTCACGCAGGGATCGAGGCCGAGCGGCTGCGTGTGAATGCGTCGGTTCGCTCtttacagcagcagctggaggactGTAGAGACGAGAGCAGCCACTGGATGGAGCAGTTTCATTCCACCAGAGATGAGCTTCGAACCACTAAACAAGA AGAGCCACCCGGCGACCCTGAAACACA GCTCCTGCAAGCCCGTCTTGAGAAAGAAGAATTTGAGGATGAactaaaggagctgaaggaaAAAATGAGCACAGTGAAACAACGGGCACCCGACCCCAGCCACACGCAGACTCTAAACCAG GAGCTCCAGCGATACAGTGCCGATCTGAAGAAAACCAAGTCTGACCTGGAGAAGCAGAGGACGGAATTTGACAAGAAGGTCATGGAATTGATCTCTACGAAAAAATCTCACCAGAACCAGGAGGCTGAACTGAAGTACGAAATCGACAGGCTAAAAGACCAGTTGCAGAAGGCCAAAGAGGACTATGCGAAAGCacaagagaaaaataaacag CTCCCAGACCCAGCCACCATCTCGGAGCTACAGCAGAAGCTTGGTGAGGCACAAAGTGAAGCAGCCAAGCTCAAGGAGAAACTCTCTGAAGCTGAAGAGGAGCTGGAGACCACGACAACACGCCTGAGTAGAGCTCAGGTGGATGTTAACTCTCTCCAAGATGCCCAAAAGGATCAAGAGGCAACCAACACTCGTCTCAGAGAGAAACTCTCAAGATTAGAG GCTCAGCTGCAGAGCAACGCTACAGAGACCTCAGAGGCAGAGCTCGCCCTCCACACCGAGGTGAGAGGCCTGAGGTCTGAGCTCGATGAGGCCAAGAGAAAGAATTCCAGGCTGAGCCAGGAGCATCGTGAACTCAGTCTGCGTCTGGAGGATTCAGAGCGGGACAAGGACACGCTCAAGCAGACCATCTGCCAGCTGGAAGAGACCAAACGACAGCAGGAGAGAGCTCTGGAGAAACTCAACAAAGAA TGCGACTCTCTGAACGTGTCCTTGGAGGAGGAGACGCAGGCTCTCAAGGTCCAGCTGGAGGAGCAGAGAGAGCGAACGCGCAAGGAGATGCAGGAGGCGCAACGTCACGGAAACGACGCTCATTCTGAGCTGGAGAGAAGCCAATTAAACCTAAGAAAGCTAGAGGAAGAA ATGTCCCGACAGAAGCGGGAGCTTCAGCTTGCATGTGAGGAGAGAGATAACCACCAGCTGGATAAAGAGCTTCTCACCAACAGACTGCGCCACCTCGAGGGAGAGATAGAGGCCAgcaaaaacagccaaaatgaaaAATCGCGTGAGATTCGCCTCCTGGAG GACAAGCTGAAGCGTATGGAGTTGGAGCTGGACGAGGAGAAAAACACCGTGGAGATGCTGACGGACCGAGTGTCCAGGAGCAGAGACCAGATCGATCAGCTCCGCTCTGAGCTCATGCAGGAGAGATCCTCAAAACAGGACCTGGAGCTGGATAAGAACGCCATGGAGAGACAC ctgaaggagctcaGGAGCCGCGTGGCTGAGATGGAAGGCCAGTCTCGCTCCTCAGCAGGAGTTTCCCAGCTTGAAAACAAGATCCAGGAGCTTGAAGAACGACTGCGAACGGAGGAAAG AGAGAAGAACACGGTCCTGGCATCACAGCGTCGCTTGGAGAGAAAACTGAAAGACCTCAGTATGACGCTGGATGaggagagacacacacacactgaacagAGAGACCAG cttgcTCTGAGGGTGAAGGCTCTGAAGAGGCAGGTGGATGAAGGAGAGACCGAACTGGAGAGGATAGAAACCGTGAGGAGGAAAGCCCAGAGAGACGTGGAGGAACAGACGGAGCTCAAAGAGGCCTTGCAGACCAGAGTCACAGCGCTGGAAACGGAGCTCAA GAGGAAAACTCAAGCAGCCATGCGCCCAGCTTTGGATTCATCAGCCTTCAGCTCAGACGATGACGACAGCCTGTATGACcactccaacatcacctccatcCTCACCGAGAGCAACCTCCAGACCAGCTCTTGTTAG